One genomic window of Euwallacea fornicatus isolate EFF26 chromosome 7, ASM4011564v1, whole genome shotgun sequence includes the following:
- the l(2)k05819 gene encoding transmembrane protein 94 isoform X2 — translation MDQNIQEELGLSTRDALNKLYVEVDAVLQQFKYSQKSRKVKSWAWIRDTLRAKSKHSTINWISAFFQLWASIALVLGYLLDGDNVELYEAFIIFILLIINLTIEFYDNKLRHNEIPSRVQLVLDKIKKEVNYINWKSENYPNLYTPFSPCITLQWTYRDGKLVNLPWSLLVKDDIILVRPGQVSPGYCEALDKQTEYPLLHAKEIFAPSLQNANEIFSAPKARKPLEAKKYRLLETPYLYNLKLSLEEALDRPITQHNQQRHFVMVGVIECIVLPAMFVIVFIANAFRYFYFRQYLGHYSLANMFFISPSNAILPLLPIVFPLVWNFSNYVGMARFKTIFDATRSFENKYNTLEEDADTHTEYHEDFKVGYKEMYRNFLDICRGRPHILCRSANILHVLGCVTALGCVDKKGILSWPNPTAEKVFFLNNKDNNSSDSETSLDNVNDINTDHSEPVGNLNFSHSSPVSAAAEVLDLTHNHNDPFRLHFDDKNWQKYLPSLKPLGLAILLNTCHIDTQENYSNFCAHISCEAMYNENLVPVSNRRCLCELAKEIGFVDQAQKIFQLEQQLSVFRHLQPEMVRRDNKYARSLQLSTRLKFPFPHAFAVVVRELCSGNMQLLSEGTADIVLDCCVDYWDGMDLCPLSHSDRKKIQDFYQRSSLTAYCTAFAYRPLSRSVSDKLSEVYLELPSDSRHLYVNHRSPTPAHWDCKSVLEPKINKNTQFFSTDSLLYNDYLVGANVSDAESCFQMQCNQIFIGMVTMQYQALADMVQLIEQLERACIRFVHFSKENELRSRVFNEKMGLESGWNCHISLLSDRNSNLESSRTMSFSAPSAINLDHSVVKFDTEVEKFHVGRRQSENQDDVTSQESVPVHAESTTHDWQSLSCLTDSTEQSAPINFDMSNRAKLPRGIDKIRPHIELIDNVPLLVSLFTDCTPTATREMLRIMQDYHEVVCIFGSSQNCDNAGIFMQADAAISVEPLYPQVCQKMEVLKKSSGLNPTELSSMLNSIACSLTINRSDPISIYHLIMEARNFASTLWSSVQYWLCCCVILSFIQVAAVCLMLPELMTTGHNLWLAAVVAPAISIALSITPIDPEVMKQPQGKIQAGFRWDATMYIMWCYGIKFLPTVATVLVCYAGILASHCKQMCSEPYTTNLGPCRCVFFYNPTGYRNITGGYDVGGFEEGSWTLLTARLIVIFILLLHFVVISVGFVHRDRLIYRKSPHSNLIWLATIFILVFLQSFYTLVTYRSLIYNELNEIQYDIPLWVILFGAMSPFAIFFINEVVKKQEIMANKRFLKRARLDFGTKLGMNSPF, via the exons ATGGATCAAAATATCCAAGAGGAGCTTGGCCTCAGCACTAGGGACGCCTTAAACAAGTTATATGTGGAAGTAGACGCGGTATTGCAGCAATTCAAATATTCTCAGAAATCCAG GAAAGTAAAGAGCTGGGCATGGATTCGAGACACTTTGCGTGCCAAAAGCAAGCACTCAACCATCAATTGGATATcagcattttttcaattatgggCTTCAATAGCTCTTGTTTTAGGGTACCTGTTAGATGGGGACAATGTAGAACTTTATGaagcttttattatttttattctcctgattattaatttaaccaTTGAGTTTTATGACAATAAGTTAAGACACAATGAG ATTCCTAGTAGGGTTCAGTTAGTGTTAGACAAGATCAAAAAAGAAGTCAACTACATCAACTGGAAGTCTGAAAACTATCCTAATTTATACACCCCTTTCTCTCCCTGTATTACTTTGCAATGGACTTACCGCGATGGAAAGCTTGTTAATTTGCCTTGGTCCCTACTAGTTAAGGATGACATTATTTTAG taAGGCCAGGCCAAGTTAGCCCTGGTTATTGTGAAGCTTTAGATAAACAGACAGAATATCCTCTCTTACATGCCAAAGAAATATTCGCTCCTTCTTTGCAAAATGCTAATGAAATCTTCAGTGCACCTAAGGCTAGAAAGCCTTTAGAGGCCAAGAAATATAG gCTTTTGGAAACCCCTTATTTATACAACCTTAAATTGTCTTTGGAAGAAGCTTTAGATAGACCCATAACGCAACACAACCAGCAAAGGCATTTTGTTATGGTTGGAGTCATTGAGTGTATAGTTTTGCCTGCCATGTTTGTTATAGTTTTTATTGCCAATGCTTTTAG ATATTTCTATTTCCGTCAATATTTGGGACACTATTCCCTtgcaaatatgttttttataaGTCCCAGTAATGCTATTTTACCTCTACTGCCCATAGTTTTTCCTTTAGTatggaatttttccaattatgtCGGCATGGCCAG atttaaaacaatttttgatgcTACAAGAtcatttgaaaacaaatacaaTACTTTAGAGGAGGACGCTGATACGCACACTGAGTACCATGAGGATTTTAAAGTTGGCTATAAAGAAATGTACaggaattttttagatatttgcaGAGGAAGGCCCCATATTCTGTGCAGGTCTGCCAATATATTGCATGTCTTAGGTTGCGTAACT GCTTTAGGTTGTGTAGATAAAAAAGGGATTCTCTCATGGCCAAATCCTACAGCAGAGAAAGTGTTTTTCTTGAACAATAAGGATAATAATTCAAGTGACTCCGAAACAAGTTTAGACAATGTAAACGACATCAACACAGACCATTCTGAACCTGTGGGTAATCTTAACTTCTCGCATAGCAGCCCTGTATCTGCTGCAGCTGAAGTGCTAGATCTCACCCACAACCATAATGATCCATTTAGATTACATTTTGATGACAAAAATTGGCAGAAATACTTGCCCTCCTTGAAACCATTGGGATTGGCAATTTTACTCAACACTTGCCATATTGATACTCAA gagaattattcaaatttttgcgCTCATATATCATGTGAAGCCATGTATAATGAGAACTTGGTACCCGTAAGTAATCGAAGATGTTTGTGTGAATTGGCCAAGGAAATTGGGTTTGTGGATCAGGCgcagaaaatatttcagttggAACAGCAGTTGTCAGTGTTTAGGCACTTG CAACCTGAAATGGTGAGAAGGGACAATAAATACGCTCGAAGTTTGCAATTATCTACCCGTCTGAAGTTCCCATTCCCCCATGCATTTGCCGTTGTGGTGAGAGAGTTGTGCAGTGGCAACATGCAACTTTTAAG tGAAGGCACTGCTGATATTGTTTTGGATTGTTGCGTTGATTATTGGGACGGCATGGATTTGTGCCCTCTCAGCCACTCTGATAGGAAGAAAATTCAGGATTTTTACCAGAGAAGCAGTCTCACAGCTTATTGCACAGCGTTTGCCTATAG gcCTCTGTCAAGATCAGTAAGTGACAAACTTAGTGAGGTTTATCTGGAGTTACCCAGTGACAGCAGACACCTTTATGTGAACCATCGAAGTCCTACACCAGCTCACTGGGATTGTAAAAGTGTGCTGGAacctaaaattaataaaaacactcAGTTTTTTAGTACTG ATTCTCTCCTATACAATGATTACCTAGTGGGTGCTAATGTATCAGATGCAGAGAGTTGCTTTCAAATGCAGTGCAATCAGATTTTTATTGGTATGGTTACAATGCAATATCAAGCACTAGCTGATATG gTTCAATTAATTGAGCAGTTAGAGAGGGCTTGTATTCGGTTCGTCCATTTTAGTAAGGAGAACGAATTGAGATCCAGAGTTTTCAATGAGAAAATGGGCCTGGAAAGTGGATGGAATTGCCATATTTCGTTGTTGAGCGATAGGAATAG TAATCTCGAATCTTCCCGTACCATGAGCTTTTCAGCTCCAAGTGCCATAAACTTGGATCATTCTGTAGTTAAGTTTGACACTGAAGTGGAGAAGTTCCATGTAGGGCGTCGTCAAAGCGAGAATCAAGACGACGTCACCAGTCAAGAAAGTGTTCCAGTGCACGCTGAGAGTACCACCCACGACTGGCAGTCTCTTAGCTGTTTGACTGACAGTACTGAGCAAAGTGCCCCTATTAACTTCGACATGAGTAATCGA GCGAAATTACCTCGTGGAATCGACAAAATCCGACCACACATCGAGTTGATAGACAATGTGCCGCTTCTCGTCTCTTTGTTCACGGATTGTACACCCACAGCTACAAGAGAAATGCTAAGGATTATGCAAGATTATCATGAGGTTGTATGCATCTTCGGATCGTCCCAAAACTGTGATAATGCGGGTATATTTATGCAAGCAGATGCAGC GATTTCAGTGGAGCCGTTGTACCCGCAGGTGTGCCAGAAAATGgaagttttaaagaaatctaGTGGTCTCAATCCAACAGAACTGTCCTCAATGTTGAACTCAATTGCCTGTTCATTAACTATTAATCGTTCTGATCCCATATCAATATATCATTTGATAATGGAAGCTCGGAATTTTGCCTCAACTTTGTGGAGTTCAG TGCAATACTGGCTCTGTTGCTGCGTTATCTTAAGCTTTATACAAGTGGCCGCAGTGTGCTTAATGCTTCCAGAACTGATGACGACTGGCCACAATTTGTGGTTGGCAGCAGTAGTCGCTCCTGCCATAAGCATTGCGCTCTCTATCACTCCCATTGACCCTGAAGTTATGAAACAACCACAGGGTAAAATTCAGGCCGGATTTCGATGGGAT GCCACTATGTATATTATGTGGTGCTATGGGATCAAGTTCCTGCCAACTGTGGCCACCGTTTTGGTGTGCTACGCCGGCATTTTGGCCAGTCATTGTAAACAAATGTGTTCAGAACCGTACACTACTAATTTAGGGCCCTGCAG gtgcgtttttttttacaatccCACTGGTTATAGGAATATAACTGGTGGATATGATGTGGGAGGTTTCGAGGAAGGTAGCTGGACTCTTTTAACTGCAAGACTGATTGTTATTTTCATTCTTTTGTTACATTTTG TTGTTATTTCCGTCGGATTTGTACATAGAGATAGATTGATATATCGAAAATCGCCACATAGCAACTTAATTTGGTTGGCGACTATTTTTATACT AGTATTTCTGCAGAGTTTTTACACATTAGTGACATACAGGAGCTTAATTTATAACGAACTAAACGAAATTCAGTACGATATTCCTTTATGGGTGATACTTTTTGGGGCTATGTCTCCgtttgcgatttttttcataaatgaaGTGGTGAAAAAACAGGAAATTAT gGCGAATAAGAGGTTCTTGAAGCGGGCAAGATTGGATTTTGGAACAAAACTGGGAATGAATTCtccattttaa
- the l(2)k05819 gene encoding transmembrane protein 94 isoform X1, producing the protein MDQNIQEELGLSTRDALNKLYVEVDAVLQQFKYSQKSRKVKSWAWIRDTLRAKSKHSTINWISAFFQLWASIALVLGYLLDGDNVELYEAFIIFILLIINLTIEFYDNKLRHNEIPSRVQLVLDKIKKEVNYINWKSENYPNLYTPFSPCITLQWTYRDGKLVNLPWSLLVKDDIILVRPGQVSPGYCEALDKQTEYPLLHAKEIFAPSLQNANEIFSAPKARKPLEAKKYRLLETPYLYNLKLSLEEALDRPITQHNQQRHFVMVGVIECIVLPAMFVIVFIANAFRYFYFRQYLGHYSLANMFFISPSNAILPLLPIVFPLVWNFSNYVGMARFKTIFDATRSFENKYNTLEEDADTHTEYHEDFKVGYKEMYRNFLDICRGRPHILCRSANILHVLGCVTALGCVDKKGILSWPNPTAEKVFFLNNKDNNSSDSETSLDNVNDINTDHSEPVGNLNFSHSSPVSAAAEVLDLTHNHNDPFRLHFDDKNWQKYLPSLKPLGLAILLNTCHIDTQENYSNFCAHISCEAMYNENLVPVSNRRCLCELAKEIGFVDQAQKIFQLEQQLSVFRHLQPEMVRRDNKYARSLQLSTRLKFPFPHAFAVVVRELCSGNMQLLSEGTADIVLDCCVDYWDGMDLCPLSHSDRKKIQDFYQRSSLTAYCTAFAYRPLSRSVSDKLSEVYLELPSDSRHLYVNHRSPTPAHWDCKSVLEPKINKNTQFFSTDSLLYNDYLVGANVSDAESCFQMQCNQIFIGMVTMQYQALADMVQLIEQLERACIRFVHFSKENELRSRVFNEKMGLESGWNCHISLLSDRNRTESGTQVMSLDSSPANTVKTDAAGYGFDEKARLIDNSNLESSRTMSFSAPSAINLDHSVVKFDTEVEKFHVGRRQSENQDDVTSQESVPVHAESTTHDWQSLSCLTDSTEQSAPINFDMSNRAKLPRGIDKIRPHIELIDNVPLLVSLFTDCTPTATREMLRIMQDYHEVVCIFGSSQNCDNAGIFMQADAAISVEPLYPQVCQKMEVLKKSSGLNPTELSSMLNSIACSLTINRSDPISIYHLIMEARNFASTLWSSVQYWLCCCVILSFIQVAAVCLMLPELMTTGHNLWLAAVVAPAISIALSITPIDPEVMKQPQGKIQAGFRWDATMYIMWCYGIKFLPTVATVLVCYAGILASHCKQMCSEPYTTNLGPCRCVFFYNPTGYRNITGGYDVGGFEEGSWTLLTARLIVIFILLLHFVVISVGFVHRDRLIYRKSPHSNLIWLATIFILVFLQSFYTLVTYRSLIYNELNEIQYDIPLWVILFGAMSPFAIFFINEVVKKQEIMANKRFLKRARLDFGTKLGMNSPF; encoded by the exons ATGGATCAAAATATCCAAGAGGAGCTTGGCCTCAGCACTAGGGACGCCTTAAACAAGTTATATGTGGAAGTAGACGCGGTATTGCAGCAATTCAAATATTCTCAGAAATCCAG GAAAGTAAAGAGCTGGGCATGGATTCGAGACACTTTGCGTGCCAAAAGCAAGCACTCAACCATCAATTGGATATcagcattttttcaattatgggCTTCAATAGCTCTTGTTTTAGGGTACCTGTTAGATGGGGACAATGTAGAACTTTATGaagcttttattatttttattctcctgattattaatttaaccaTTGAGTTTTATGACAATAAGTTAAGACACAATGAG ATTCCTAGTAGGGTTCAGTTAGTGTTAGACAAGATCAAAAAAGAAGTCAACTACATCAACTGGAAGTCTGAAAACTATCCTAATTTATACACCCCTTTCTCTCCCTGTATTACTTTGCAATGGACTTACCGCGATGGAAAGCTTGTTAATTTGCCTTGGTCCCTACTAGTTAAGGATGACATTATTTTAG taAGGCCAGGCCAAGTTAGCCCTGGTTATTGTGAAGCTTTAGATAAACAGACAGAATATCCTCTCTTACATGCCAAAGAAATATTCGCTCCTTCTTTGCAAAATGCTAATGAAATCTTCAGTGCACCTAAGGCTAGAAAGCCTTTAGAGGCCAAGAAATATAG gCTTTTGGAAACCCCTTATTTATACAACCTTAAATTGTCTTTGGAAGAAGCTTTAGATAGACCCATAACGCAACACAACCAGCAAAGGCATTTTGTTATGGTTGGAGTCATTGAGTGTATAGTTTTGCCTGCCATGTTTGTTATAGTTTTTATTGCCAATGCTTTTAG ATATTTCTATTTCCGTCAATATTTGGGACACTATTCCCTtgcaaatatgttttttataaGTCCCAGTAATGCTATTTTACCTCTACTGCCCATAGTTTTTCCTTTAGTatggaatttttccaattatgtCGGCATGGCCAG atttaaaacaatttttgatgcTACAAGAtcatttgaaaacaaatacaaTACTTTAGAGGAGGACGCTGATACGCACACTGAGTACCATGAGGATTTTAAAGTTGGCTATAAAGAAATGTACaggaattttttagatatttgcaGAGGAAGGCCCCATATTCTGTGCAGGTCTGCCAATATATTGCATGTCTTAGGTTGCGTAACT GCTTTAGGTTGTGTAGATAAAAAAGGGATTCTCTCATGGCCAAATCCTACAGCAGAGAAAGTGTTTTTCTTGAACAATAAGGATAATAATTCAAGTGACTCCGAAACAAGTTTAGACAATGTAAACGACATCAACACAGACCATTCTGAACCTGTGGGTAATCTTAACTTCTCGCATAGCAGCCCTGTATCTGCTGCAGCTGAAGTGCTAGATCTCACCCACAACCATAATGATCCATTTAGATTACATTTTGATGACAAAAATTGGCAGAAATACTTGCCCTCCTTGAAACCATTGGGATTGGCAATTTTACTCAACACTTGCCATATTGATACTCAA gagaattattcaaatttttgcgCTCATATATCATGTGAAGCCATGTATAATGAGAACTTGGTACCCGTAAGTAATCGAAGATGTTTGTGTGAATTGGCCAAGGAAATTGGGTTTGTGGATCAGGCgcagaaaatatttcagttggAACAGCAGTTGTCAGTGTTTAGGCACTTG CAACCTGAAATGGTGAGAAGGGACAATAAATACGCTCGAAGTTTGCAATTATCTACCCGTCTGAAGTTCCCATTCCCCCATGCATTTGCCGTTGTGGTGAGAGAGTTGTGCAGTGGCAACATGCAACTTTTAAG tGAAGGCACTGCTGATATTGTTTTGGATTGTTGCGTTGATTATTGGGACGGCATGGATTTGTGCCCTCTCAGCCACTCTGATAGGAAGAAAATTCAGGATTTTTACCAGAGAAGCAGTCTCACAGCTTATTGCACAGCGTTTGCCTATAG gcCTCTGTCAAGATCAGTAAGTGACAAACTTAGTGAGGTTTATCTGGAGTTACCCAGTGACAGCAGACACCTTTATGTGAACCATCGAAGTCCTACACCAGCTCACTGGGATTGTAAAAGTGTGCTGGAacctaaaattaataaaaacactcAGTTTTTTAGTACTG ATTCTCTCCTATACAATGATTACCTAGTGGGTGCTAATGTATCAGATGCAGAGAGTTGCTTTCAAATGCAGTGCAATCAGATTTTTATTGGTATGGTTACAATGCAATATCAAGCACTAGCTGATATG gTTCAATTAATTGAGCAGTTAGAGAGGGCTTGTATTCGGTTCGTCCATTTTAGTAAGGAGAACGAATTGAGATCCAGAGTTTTCAATGAGAAAATGGGCCTGGAAAGTGGATGGAATTGCCATATTTCGTTGTTGAGCGATAGGAATAG GACGGAAAGCGGCACGCAGGTGATGAGTCTGGATTCATCCCCTGCCAATACAGTCAAAACGGATGCAGCTGGTTAcggttttgatgaaaaagCGCGCTTAATCGACAATAG TAATCTCGAATCTTCCCGTACCATGAGCTTTTCAGCTCCAAGTGCCATAAACTTGGATCATTCTGTAGTTAAGTTTGACACTGAAGTGGAGAAGTTCCATGTAGGGCGTCGTCAAAGCGAGAATCAAGACGACGTCACCAGTCAAGAAAGTGTTCCAGTGCACGCTGAGAGTACCACCCACGACTGGCAGTCTCTTAGCTGTTTGACTGACAGTACTGAGCAAAGTGCCCCTATTAACTTCGACATGAGTAATCGA GCGAAATTACCTCGTGGAATCGACAAAATCCGACCACACATCGAGTTGATAGACAATGTGCCGCTTCTCGTCTCTTTGTTCACGGATTGTACACCCACAGCTACAAGAGAAATGCTAAGGATTATGCAAGATTATCATGAGGTTGTATGCATCTTCGGATCGTCCCAAAACTGTGATAATGCGGGTATATTTATGCAAGCAGATGCAGC GATTTCAGTGGAGCCGTTGTACCCGCAGGTGTGCCAGAAAATGgaagttttaaagaaatctaGTGGTCTCAATCCAACAGAACTGTCCTCAATGTTGAACTCAATTGCCTGTTCATTAACTATTAATCGTTCTGATCCCATATCAATATATCATTTGATAATGGAAGCTCGGAATTTTGCCTCAACTTTGTGGAGTTCAG TGCAATACTGGCTCTGTTGCTGCGTTATCTTAAGCTTTATACAAGTGGCCGCAGTGTGCTTAATGCTTCCAGAACTGATGACGACTGGCCACAATTTGTGGTTGGCAGCAGTAGTCGCTCCTGCCATAAGCATTGCGCTCTCTATCACTCCCATTGACCCTGAAGTTATGAAACAACCACAGGGTAAAATTCAGGCCGGATTTCGATGGGAT GCCACTATGTATATTATGTGGTGCTATGGGATCAAGTTCCTGCCAACTGTGGCCACCGTTTTGGTGTGCTACGCCGGCATTTTGGCCAGTCATTGTAAACAAATGTGTTCAGAACCGTACACTACTAATTTAGGGCCCTGCAG gtgcgtttttttttacaatccCACTGGTTATAGGAATATAACTGGTGGATATGATGTGGGAGGTTTCGAGGAAGGTAGCTGGACTCTTTTAACTGCAAGACTGATTGTTATTTTCATTCTTTTGTTACATTTTG TTGTTATTTCCGTCGGATTTGTACATAGAGATAGATTGATATATCGAAAATCGCCACATAGCAACTTAATTTGGTTGGCGACTATTTTTATACT AGTATTTCTGCAGAGTTTTTACACATTAGTGACATACAGGAGCTTAATTTATAACGAACTAAACGAAATTCAGTACGATATTCCTTTATGGGTGATACTTTTTGGGGCTATGTCTCCgtttgcgatttttttcataaatgaaGTGGTGAAAAAACAGGAAATTAT gGCGAATAAGAGGTTCTTGAAGCGGGCAAGATTGGATTTTGGAACAAAACTGGGAATGAATTCtccattttaa